A stretch of Porites lutea chromosome 5, jaPorLute2.1, whole genome shotgun sequence DNA encodes these proteins:
- the LOC140939175 gene encoding poly [ADP-ribose] polymerase tankyrase-like isoform X2, with translation MASRPRLLKKQSSLAILVELERETCESASRPPSEADPDQVREEDLEVHVDEEVEDLEGGELPPGEDDLLDEKGDGDSEGGDTDAAVSSEDENDISVSLASSKKSLSASARGGQTRASVEEEEIAPPLRMSRRLMSMKRRGKVVPLADLTEEFEFYAGDVLTVRGEEGDFYVCRVLEDVPESATSFGVAWFNRVDDNLYEVSFDDVCYMDSVITRVALSEVQPEKYSISKPHIKQTKKLLKEALAAERGEEEVSQDEGDDDDDDELGDEDAEEAEDEPPAKRTRSGSRSSSTSSPAKRGKRGQKKGAATPVNGPGRKRKAAEPKEKKERKKKALVAKKDKPRRAGVLIPNENIKLLEKDPTFETSEDIPLMPVKWAIKAVLVNDMEMLKSAIENRQEVFTVHWPRSPEIQLAAVHYALLNQNHEALKLLLKELHEEKPPELKRHNQPTVSLNHMDTGTYNFYTFGHAVRELYSSRGSREGNNAFLEDDKRFHRTKGYGTSDLLPFCFKKGVPLETVKVLLNEMTILEKSTLHEVEQGGIDEVWHAIRSGNRKLAGYFVSKGVDKFGFGFNFLHKEVLLNDSEELTSFRSQSVKKKPVENKTILPIHAACINPNGDYLKALLNSVPEHSIPDRDGFKPIHYAAACEGPGPLKVLLARGADPNDPGPKGVTPLMIACKYGRDENVKELVAAEDEDVDDALEDGEQTKSRVTIDVKNKHTKAAIHYAARNGHLSIIRLLVAAGGNVDLQTGSYRGNVTALMLAATQGHLELVKALVELKASPDKKGKWNKTALMYAVKNGQSPVAAYLLRIGVNPCAADTSGNTPVHYAAAYGWLHCLKMLIEAGADPNAANQWKVTPLAIALMKDQMPCADYLLSLDNVDVNFPDDCGRTLLCQKLRCSALNKALVEKITYLVEKKGADVNKADVEQWTPLHYLAANSVYEGQRYDRFLAYHPPPMLKMHLAEVSCQLARLFISAGADPDAVNKDGRTPMMVAILQNNFPLIETLLECGAKGSVGKTSDGSQVLHVQAEKADDLDLSDLYPDAHVDLTGNTSEQREQKQKHLKSLVMRASNEMMEKLIAGGAEINCVRSNGLTPLMLALSEGNMDQFSMLLDHDADPSMGLDKTGRNLLHLLATMCTEHDLRRHMKIVLKKTKSENLKEISNLVDNNGFTPLLQACETIASSPPNKTLVDQFGCSVKARVGKVKKGVNVELRNPPTFGLRREKDDEVDTSRIPRMSRMKQRSWSGSGSSYNSDCEDEDEDDVEMDEDEKPTKENSDAAEEYGLTGLFTCLHFLVYESWNFSPFLELMLEYVKAIKSIVNSFDCHGRTPLHLAVKWGNTGAAKLLIDSSTDVNVRSLNIKQDGKATPLILASRPVSVRLATLKDLLEAKADPNIADNSGRTALSWAVSNPNDSNSTPLKLCTALLEAGADVNSADGKQRTPLHYSVNCTTGGFETITDVENLLIKYGADTTTLDLHRRIPLHYAFVKMNGRHTDYSMSDPISVVGLLCEAMAEQGKDVKAQVNHQDNFGQTPLHRAALRGSTICSLNLIQKGASLDIKDNDGNTPLSLAVREGHNGCAMMFMQSNAPASCQVIKPLTPDDWKNYEIEKKKCLWQWKNVVDLSEPKPDIRSAFRVVIDNNWQGIAYLMLEVAGLDFIEAIQATLESNKLDLAWALLRKQRKDASVQGVDKKGRNLLHLLAIHSAHLWTQVVEEIANHLVQRGVPAGAVDSQGATPLHYAACNHNLAFCRFLWEHSPSSLDVTDKGGVTPFAAVFSNTESGIITLVEFFVSPSNCHVKNLDVCYSVGEEQNSKDTTTPLIEAALSSNEKVVTYLLKHGASVNFPKHDGRTPLMEIVRSNAMDMVKVLIYATDDRKIWETKETTLVDLTLQDNEGKSVIHHCVQNREYGSAENVDLLKFLASFEAPLALRDSQGHTPLYYAKQQGSGVMAEALIELLGQTEANRDTEEPMESDSGFNFTTSGDELWEGPVPDPTTDAEKILQEAREKDKSDNDDIIKVKVDSAFRMEGGGEVYVDPDTGVPYDILMSKVDVKYGMFGLNNFYKMQIIHHKAKDLWVLFNRWGRVGDSGQHQRTPYNDPDTATAEFKKIFKSKTGNEWVNKGKFQKHPRKYALVLPERNPENKRKRMNEVLKPFELDKCPASRLPEEVQSFMKAITNFGVLKSAMSSGIFRVDEDYMPFGRLSKDTLEKAREVLREIKAIVETIDRRNLEGTEEKFEKIAELSNTYYMLMPMASYTYERIKPLNDINDIERHLDALYNLTELADASKILLGAQYRNKEVNPLDYVYKSLGCHVELLDPNSEECQLILEYIHNSRGRQRIEVEAVFRVSRLGEAERLKNCGVPGNHRLLWHGTNTANMIGILQQGLRIAPPEASRSGWSLGKGIYSSDSLDKSMNYVGFGSAQTGFVLLCEVALGKVKEVVDREYHESAPEGFDSVLAVSSEIPDPSEDVTTPYGAKVPAGVRVTQPGLAEKFNVYRIYNRDSEYVVYKESQVLIRYVVQVKRTWR, from the exons ATGGCAAGTAGACCTCGTCTTCTCAAGAAACAGTCTTCTTTAGCAATCTTAGTTGAGTTGGAAAGGGAAACTTGTGAATCGGCAAGCCGACCGCCATCCGAGGCTGATCCCGACCAAGTCCGAGAAGAAGATCTTGAGGTACATGTGGACGAAGAAGTTGAAGACCTCGAAGGTGGAGAATTACCACCAGGTGAAGATGATTTGCTTGATGAAAAAGGCGATGGTGATTCTGAGGGTGGAGATACAGATGCGGCGGTTTCTAGCGAAGATGAAAATGACATTTCTGTTTCCCTCGCTTCAAGCAAGAAATCACTTTCCGCGTCGGCCAGAGGCGGACAAACGCGTGCGAGCGTCGAGGAGGAAGAAATTGCACCTCCGCTGCGTATGTCACGCCGATTAATGTCCAtgaaaagaagaggaaaagtTGTTCCTTTGGCAGATTTAACTGAAGAGTTTGAGTTCTACGCAGGCGATGTTTTGACTGTGCGCGGAGAGGAAGGTGATTTCTACGTCTGTCGCGTGCTCGAAGACGTACCCGAAAGCGCTACTAGCTTTGGAGTGGCATGGTTTAATAGAGTTGATGATAACTTGTACGAG GTTTCATTTGATGATGTTTGTTACATGGATTCCGTTATCACTCGTGTAGCTTTGTCAGAGGTGCAGCCTGAGAAATATTCGATTTCCAAGCCACACATAAAACAAACCAAGAAACTGTTAAAAGAAGCTCTTGCTGCTGAACGAGGGGAGGAAGAAGTTTCACAGGATGAAGGAG atgatgatgatgatgatgagctTGGTGATGAAGATGCAGAAGAGGCAGAAGATGAACCTCCTGCAAAACGAACACGAAGTGGCTCCAGGTCTTCTTCAACCTCTTCTCCAGCCAAGAGGGGGAAACGAGGTCAGAAAAAGGGTGCAGCCACGCCCGTCAACGGTCCAGGTAGGAAGCGGAAAGCTGCTGAAcctaaagaaaagaaagaacggAAGAAAAAGGCATTGGTTGCGAAGAAGGATAAACCAAGAAGAGCTGGAGTGCTTATTCcaaatgaaaatattaaactgcttgaaaaagaTCCAACATTTGAAACCAG CGAGGACATTCCATTGATGCCTGTAAAATGGGCAATCAAAGCAGTCTTAGTGAATGACATGGAGATGCTTAAAAGTGCAATTGAAAATAGACAAGAGGTGTTTACG GTTCATTGGCCTAGGAGCCCCGAAATCCAGCTTGCAGCAGTGCATTATGCCCTTCTAAATCAAAACCATGAAGCTCTGAAACTGCTACTTAAAGAACTTCACGAAGAAAAACCACCCGAGCTTAAACGCCATAACCAGCCAACAGTTTCCTTAAATCACATGGATACTGGAAC GTATAACTTTTACACCTTTGGTCATGCTGTACGAGAATTGTATTCAAGCAGAGGGTCCAGAGAGGGAAACAATGCTTTTCTTGAG GATGACAAAAGGTTTCACCGGACTAAAGGCTATGGCACATCAGACCTTCTGCCATTCTGTTTTAAGAAGGGAGTCCCTCTTGAGACTGTTAAAGTTCTGTTGAATGAGATGACCATTCTGGAAAAATCAACCCTTCATGAAGTGGAACAG GGCGGTATTGATGAGGTGTGGCATGCCATCAGGAGTGGAAACAGAAAATTGGCTGGCTATTTTGTCAGTAAAGGAGTGGACAAGTTTGGATTTGGCTTCAACTTCTTGCACAAAGAG GTTTTATTGAATGACAGTGAAGAGCTAACGAGTTTTAgaagtcagtcagtcaaaaaAAAGCCAGTGGAAAACAAAACG ATCCTGCCTATTCATGCTGCCTGTATCAATCCTAATGGCGATTACCTGAAAGCGTTGTTAAATTCTGTACCAGAGCACAGCATTCCAGACAGAGATGGCTTTAAACCAATCCATTACGCAGCTGCCTGTGAGGGACCAGGGCCCCTAAAGGTTTTATTGGCAAG AGGGGCTGATCCAAACGACCCTGGCCCGAAAGGAGTGACACCTTTGATGATTGCTTGCAAATATGGCCGTGATGAGAACGTCAAAGAACTTGTGGCTGCTGAGGATGAAGACGTTGATGACGCATTGGAAGACGGAGAACAGACAAAATCACGTGTTACAATTGATGTGAAGAATAAACACACAAAGGCTGCTATTCACTATGCCGCTAGAAACGGACACCTT AGCATCATTAGACTGCTTGTCGCAGCTGGTGGCAATGTTGACCTTCAAACAGGCTCTTACCGGGGAAATGTTACCGCTTTGATGCTTGCGGCTACTCAAGGCCACCTAGAACTCGTCAAAGCGCTGGTTGAACTTAAAGCTTCACCTGACAAGAAAG GCAAGTGGAACAAGACAGCCCTGATGTATGCAGTAAAGAATGGCCAGTCGCCAGTTGCGGCGTATCTGCTAAGGATTGGTGTGAATCCATGTGCAGCAGACACCTCTGGGAATACTCCAGTACACTATGCTGCCGCCTATGGCTGGCTTCACTGCTTGAAGATGCTCATAGAAGCTGGCGCAGATCCAAATGCTGCTAACCAATGGAAG GTTACTCCACTAGCAATAGCCCTAATGAAAGACCAAATGCCCTGTGCGGACTATCTGTTAAGTTTGGATAACGTTGATGTCAACTTTCCTGACGACTGCGGACGCACTCTGCTTTGTCAAAAGCTTCGCTGTTCGGCTCTTAACAAGGCACTCGTGGAGAAGATTACATATCTAGTAGAAAAGAAAGGTGCTGATGTCAACAAGGCTGATGTCGAGCAGTGGACTCCC ctTCATTATCTGGCAGCAAACTCTGTTTATGAAGGACAGCGTTAT GATCGGTTCTTGGCGTATCATCCTCCGCCGATGCTCAAGATGCACCTGGCTGAAGTCTCATGCCAGTTGGCGCGCCTCTTTATATCCGCTGGAGCAGATCCTGATGCTGTCAACAAGGATGGACGAACTCCTATGATGGTTGCAATTTTACAa AACAATTTCCCTTTGATTGAGACTCTGTTGGAATGTGGAGCCAAGGGATCTGTGGGCAAAACCAGTGACGGCTCTCAGGTGCTGCATGTTCAAGCAGAAAAAGCAGATGACCTGGATTTATCCGATCTCTACCCAGATGCACACGTG GATTTAACTGGGAACACATCAGAGCAGCGGGAACAGAAGCAAAAGCATTTGAAATCTTTGGTCATGAGAGCAAGCAATGAAATGATGGAGAAGCTGATTGCTGGAGGAGCGGAAATCAATTGTGTTAGATCTAATGGCCTAACGCCTCTGATGCTTGCACTCTCAGAG GGAAACATGGATCAATTCTCGATGCTTCTCGATCACGATGCCGATCCCAGCATGGGACTTGACAAGACGGGGAGAAATCTTCTGCATTTGTTAGCTACCATGTGTACTGAACATGACTTACGAAGACACATGaagattgttttgaaaaag ACTAAGTCAGAAAATCTCAAGGAAATATCCAATTTAGTTGACAACAATGGCTTCACCCCACTTCTACAAGCCTGTGAAACTATTGCTTCATCTCCACCGAACAAG ACTCTGGTCGACCAGTTTGGCTGCAGTGTGAAAGCAAGAGTTGGTAAAGTCAAGAAAGGAGTAAac GTTGAATTGAGGAATCCTCCAACGTTCGGTTTAAGGCGAGAAAAAGACGATGAAGTGGATACTTCTCGGATACCAAGGATGTCTAGAATGAAACAGCGATCGTGGAGTGGTAGTGGAAGTAGTTATAACTCTGACTGtgaagatgaagatgaggaTGATGTTGAGATGGATGAAGACGAAAAACCGACAAAGG AGAATTCTGATGCAGCGGAAGAGTATGGACTGACAG GACTGTTCACCTGTCTTCACTTTCTTGTGTATGAGagctggaatttttctccatttttggagCTGATGCTTGAGTATGTGAAAGCTATCAAGTCCATTGTCAACTCCTTTGATTGTCACGGCCGCACGCCTTTACACTTAGCAGTGAAATGGGGCAACACTGGGGCTGCAAAACTCCTA ATTGATAGCAGTACAGATGTGAATGTTCGATCCTTGAATATAAAACAAGATGGAAAGGCGACACCACTTATTTTGGCTTCCAG ACCAGTGAGTGTTCGCCTCGCCACCTTGAAGGACTTGCTGGAAGCTAAAGCAGATCCTAACATCGCAGATAATTCTGGTCGCACTGCTTTGTCTTGGGCCGTCTCCAACCCTAACG ATAGCAACTCCACTCCCTTGAAGCTCTGCACAGCTTTGCTTGAAGCTGGTGCCGATGTGAACAGTGCCGATGGCAAGCAGCGTACGCCTCTTCACTACTCTGTGAACTGCACCACGGGTGGCTTCGAGACAATAACTGATGTAGAAAACTTATTGATCAAGTATGGAGCAGACACGACCACCTTAGATTTACATAGAAGGATTCCTCTCCATTACGCCTTTGTGAAAATGAACGGCAG ACATACAGATTACAGCATGTCTGACCCCATATCTGTTGTAGGCCTGTTGTGTGAAGCAATGGCTGAACAAGGAAAGGATGTCAAGGCGCAAGTAAATCATCAAGATAACTTTGGACAGACACCTCTACACAGGGCAGCCTTGAGAGGATCCACAATTTGTTCGTTGAATCTTATCCAG aAAGGTGCATCTCTCGATATCAAAGACAATGATGGTAATACTCCACTGTCACTAGCCGTTCGTGAGGGTCACAATGG ttGTGCCATGATGTTCATGCAGAGTAATGCACCGGCATCCTGTCAGGTTATAAAGCCGTTAACACCAGATGACTGGAAGAATTATGAAATCGA gaagaaaaagtgtttgtgGCAATGGAAGAATGTTGTTGACTTGTCGGAACCCAAACCTGACATCAGATCCGCATTTCGTGTGGTGATCGATAACAACTGGCAGGGAATAGCTTATTTAATGCTGGAGGTTGCTGGGTTAGATTTTATAGAGGCGATTCAG GCAACACTGGAATCTAACAAGCTGGATCTTGCATGGGCGTtgctaagaaaacaaaggaaagatgCTTCGGTTCAAGGCGTTGACAAGAAAGGTCGCAACTTACTTCACTTGTTGGCTATTCATTCTGCGCATTTGTGGACACAAGTGGTGGAAGAG ATTGCCAATCATCTTGTTCAGAGGGGAGTTCCCGCCGGGGCTGTTGACTCCCAAGGGGCGACGCCCCTGCATTACGCTGCTTGCAATCACAACCTGGCTTTCTGCAGGTTTTTGTGGG AACATTCTCCATCTTCTCTGGACGTGACAGACAAAGGCGGCGTCACGCCGTTTGCTGCAGTGTTCTCCAACACCGAGAGCGGAATAATCACGCTGGTGGA ATTCTTTGTTAGCCCATCAAATTGCCACGTCAAGAACTTGGATGTGTGCTACAGCGTGGGCGAGGAACAGAACAGTAAAGATACAACCACTCCTTTGATTGAAGCCGCTTTATCAAGTAACGAGAAAGTTGTGACCTATCTACTTAAACACGGTGCCTCAGTCAACTTCCCAAAG CATGACGGACGCACTCCCCTCATGGAAATTGTCCGTAGCAACGCGATGGACATGGTCAAAGTACTGATTTATGCTACTGACGACAGAAAAATCTGGGAGACAAAGGAAACGACTCTTGTTGATCTCACGTTACAGGACAATGAAGGAAAGTCCGTGATACATCACTGCGTGCAGAACAGAGAG TATGGCTCTGCCGAGAATGTCGATTTGCTGAAATTTCTGGCCAGTTTTGAAGCCCCACTGGCTCTAAGAGACTCGCAAGGACACACCCCGCTTTACTATGCCAAACAGCAGGGATCTGGGGTCATGGCAGAGGCTCTTATAGAACTGCTAGGACAGACGGAGGCAAACAGG GACACAGAAGAACCAATGGAAAGTGACTCAGGATTTAACTTTACTACTTCTGGTGATGAATTGTGGGAAGGTCCGGTCCCAGATCCCACAACTGACGCGGAGAAAATACTCCAAGAGGCCCGGGAAAAAGATAAATCCGATAACGATGACATCATCAAAGTCAAAGTTGATTCAGCCTTCAGAATGGAGGGAGGAGG GGAGGTGTATGTGGACCCCGATACTGGTGTGCCGTATGACATCCTGATGTCCAAAGTTGACGTCAAATACGGAATGTTCGGTTTGAACAACTTTTATAAGATGCAG atcaTTCATCATAAAGCAAAGGACCTGTGGGTGTTGTTCAATCGGTGGGGAAGAGTTGGAGATAGTGGTCAGCATCAGAGGACACCGTACAATGATCCAGATACTGCGACAGCtgaatttaagaaaattttcaaaagcaaGACTGGTAATGAGTGGGTAAACAAGGGCAA GTTTCAGAAACATCCGAGGAAATACGCCTTGGTGTTACCAGAAAGGAACCCTGAAAATAAACGGAAACGAATGAACGAGGTTCTGAAGCCCTTTGAACTCGACAAGTGTCCAGCATCTCGTCTTCCGGAGGAAGTTCAGTCATTCATGAAGGCAATT ACCAATTTTGGAGTGTTAAAGTCTGCTATGAGTAGCGGAATCTTTAGAGTAGACGAAGACTATATGCCATTTGGACGACTCTCCAAAGATACCCTAGAAAAGGCTCGTGAAGTGCTGCGAGAAATTAA AGCAATCGTGGAGACAATAGACCGCCGAAATCTTGAAGGAACAGAAGAGAAGTTTGAGAAG ATTGCGGAGCTTAGTAACACGTACTACATGCTGATGCCCATGGCATCTTACACTTATGAGCGAATTAAACCGCTCAATGACATTAATGACATTGAAAGACATCTGGACGCGCTTTATAACTTGACGGAGTTAGCAGATGCTAGTAAGATCTTGTTGGGGGCACAGTACCGTAATAAAG AAGTCAATCCCTTGGATTATGTGTACAAGTCGCTCGGGTGTCACGTGGAATTGCTGGACCCAAACTCTGAGGAATGCCAGCTCATTTTGGAGTACATACACAATTCAC GTGGAAGGCAAAGAATTGAAGTTGAGGCTGTTTTCAGAGTCTCTCGATTGGGAGAGGCCGAGCGCTTGAAAAACTGTGGAGTGCCTGGGAACCACCGTCTGCTGTGGCATGGCACTAACACAGCTAACATGATAGGGATCCTGCAGCAGGGTCTCAGGATTGCCCCTCCAGAGGCGTCCCGTTCAGGCTGGTCCCTCGGAAAG